In one window of Tripterygium wilfordii isolate XIE 37 chromosome 1, ASM1340144v1, whole genome shotgun sequence DNA:
- the LOC119995326 gene encoding protein MAIN-LIKE 1-like, whose amino-acid sequence MEVYKRKRNRPTASALRAHTQQIQGETGGSNDDNNPQMEDVVAHENIETPPLQADASHSTDVPEETSFLYGPRILDVIPNFSHHIACRISKGNERESIRMHSHGSKLLEWKIPVTATRFRALIDRSGLSVLASCTFAHCDRWLKSALLERWYLDTNTLHFRFGEMTVTLDDVSSLLHIPIEGHAVVAHRLTTTTTIALLSDALGGSIDEAVSTLEGGTGHTVKLEWLRVQFSGVDDSCSQEQIVSCARAYLLYLLGCTLFVGKSGTRVHAHYLHMFMDIDSVRDYAWGAAALCHLYLQLGDATKDDTRQVAGYLTLLEAWAYEHFPRVRPIRCPSIVRYYEDSPRASRWIDRDIPGGGVDLGRATRLIFDTMSSQEVVWEPYRDARHFHPFHDISFFTGCIPFINVVEPYGPERVLHQFGRVQIIPPIPLSHNSRRESIRRGKRKADVIHVQTWDRWRSHLLDDTLRSVPVGMDGIDCIDGFMEWYVPRTHLYVHPVQFPDAVPLPQPRPWGVANIQAYDRLQQAAQEVYDIGHDVVGRGSGYYMDSGVNDLVDQFERITRILNDTGLLHLV is encoded by the exons ATGGAGGTTTACAAGCGCAAGCGTAATAGACCTACAGCCTCCGCTCTTAGAGCACATACTCAACAAATTCAGGGTGAGACAGGTGGCTCTAATGATGATAATAATCCACAAATGGAGGATGTTGTTGCACATGAGAACATAGAGACGCCACCTTTGCAAGCTGATGCGAGTCATAGTACGGATGTCCCTGAGGAGACTTCTTTTCTGTACGGTCCTCGGATATTAGATGTCATTCCGAATTTTAGTCACCACATTGCATGTAGAATATCGAAAGGAAAT GAACGTGAGTCTATTCGTATGCATTCTCACGGATCTAAGCTATTGGAGTGGAAGATCCCTGTGACAGCCACTCGATTCAGAGCGCTTATTGATAGAAGCGGTTTGAGTGTTCTTGCATCTTGCACGTTTGCACATTGCGATCGATGGTTGAAATCTGCACTTTTGGAGCGTTGGTACCTAGATACAAACACATTGCACTTCAGGTTTGGTGAGATGACTGTGACTTTAGATGATGTGTCTTCTTTATTACATATACCTATTGAGGGACATGCAGTGGTTGCGCATAGATTGACTACTACGACTACCATTGCACTACTTAGTGATGCATTAGGAGGGTCCATTGATGAGGCAGTGTCTACACTTGAGGGTGGCACTGGACATACCGTAAAGCTTGAGTGGCTTCGAGTCCAGTTTAGTGGTGTTGATGACAGTTGCTCGCAGGAGCAGATAGTTTCATGTGCACGTGCATATTTGTTGTATCTTCTAGGTTGCACTCTATTCGTAGGTAAGAGTGGCACTCGAGTCCATGCACACTATCTGCACATGTTTATGGACATTGATTCTGTGAGAGATTATGCTTGGGGTGCAGCCGCACTTTGTCATCTATATCTCCAGCTTGGGGATGCGACTAAAGATGACACTAGACAGGTTGCTGGGTATCTAACTCTTCTAGAGGCGTGGGCTTATGAGCATTTTCCACGAGTCCGTCCAATTCGATGCCCTTCAATTGTACGTTACTATGAGGATTCACCCAGAGCATCTCGTTGGATAGATAGGGACATTCCTGGAGGTGGTGTAGATTTAGGAAGAGCCACACGGCTGATTTTTGATACAATGTCTTCACAAGAG GTTGTGTGGGAGCCATATCGAGATGCCAGACATTTTCACCCCTTCCATGATATATCTTTCTTCACTGGTTGTATCCCATTCATCAATGTTGTTGAGCCTTATGGTCCAGAGCGCGTACTCCACCAATTCGGACGTGTGCAGATTATTCCACCCATTCCGCTATCTCATAACTCTCGGCGCGAGTCCATTCGTCGCGGGAAGCGCAAGGCAGACGTGATCCATGTTCAGACATGGGATAGATGGAGAAGTCACCTATTGGATGACACATTGCGGAGTGTCCCTGTTGGGATGGATGGGATAGATTGTATTGATGGATTTATGGAGTGGTATGTCCCACGTACTCATTTATATGTTCATCCTGTGCAGTTTCCAGATGCCGTACCTTTACCTCAACCACGTCCATGGGGTGTTGCAAACATCCAGGCATATGATAGACTACAGCAAGCTGCACAGGAGGTTTATGATATTGGCCATGATGTGGTTGGTAGAGGTAGTGGATACTACATGGACAGTGGTGTCAATGATTTGGTGGATCAGTTTGAGAGGATTACTCGCATACTCAATGACACTGGATTACTTCATCTGGTCTGA
- the LOC119995336 gene encoding uncharacterized protein LOC119995336, with amino-acid sequence MEDDELHTNHTKTNQLQHLENNIIYNENNDHGEEHCLQDITTTSSELMKADYTSEFITYDIYKSKDQLISWARGVAIQSGHVLTIRASDCGGNGRKPRVLLACERFGSYRPTISVDSKNAKKRLTTGTKKCGCPFLLKGKKNKTGDGWVLEVINGTHNHPDVEYFEGHSYAGRLTHEQTELLVDMSKNLVRPKEILCTINNSYPSNATTLRTIYNARQRHRVIEKAGRTQMQYLLGKLFDLKYYEYHRSSVDDCTYKTNRYWMPLLEVVGITSTSLTFSIAFAYIGGERIDNYLWVLQRLRSIMEDNSIELPSVIVTDWELSLMSAIENVFPDAQHLLYNEDDYLRRVNDLMTTFNRNPSPVEYVLDTWLNPYKERELRIFMVEDSFSPSAGVRLPKSDHFPSLGVNGVKDANSRDICLVRENEQLKFVDSSCASSDLCCCVSRRTYGIPCSYELARYVRDDVPIPLSALDTHWSRLQIIPRDPLQIPDFIPELNRYVSQVMKEDPSKWSYYQRKIRETFDPNTTQLTEPRDKFKTRGRLSKAELSTRRAPSAFELVDSTCIDKSSQSSKLTSTDKKIFVKKNQANQGRNKLSCDKYINDIVNVADDGNCGYRAVAELNTWEGFYTKIFGDRTKDHLIALNYYESPADMKYWMTMPDMRHLIATRYNIVVVLLSRHQCLTFLPLRSRPKPYHVKNIIALGFVNGNHFVQVSLIDDCPIPLVALYWHRYHTIQAEGWDEPYQNRITQFTELTGSDVATRETFDIDSD; translated from the exons ATGGAAGATGACGAGCTACATACAAATCATACGAAGACAAATCAGCTACAACATCTCGAGAACAACATTATATACAATGAGAACAATGATCATGGAGAAGAG CATTGTTTACAAGATATTACGACGACAAGTTCTGAATTAATGAAGGCTGATTATACCAGCGAATTTATCACATATGAT ATATACAAAAGTAAAGATCAGTTGATTTCTTGGGCTCGAGGGGTTGCTATACAAAGTGGACATGTCCTTACGATCAGAGCCTCTGATTGCGGTGGAAATGGTAGGAAGCCGCGAGTGTTGCTTGCATGCGAAAGGTTTGGTTCATATAGGCCCACGATTAGTGTTGACTCTAAGAATGCCAAGAAACGTCTAACTACCGGTACCAAAAAGTGTGGTTGTCCATTCTTActtaaaggaaagaaaaataaaacagggGATGGTTGGGTTCTGGAAGTTATAAATGGAACGCACAATCATCCTGATGTTGAGTATTTTGAGGGACATAGTTATGCAGGGAGATTGACACATGAGCAAACAGAGTTGTTGGTAGACATGTCTAAGAATTTAGTGCGACCAAAGGAGATTCTTTGTACCATAAATAATAGCTATCCTTCAAATGCAACGACACTCAGAACTATTTATAATGCACGGCAGAGGCATCGTGTAATTGAGAAGGCTGGAAGGACACAAATGCAATATTTATTGGGTAAACTATTCGACCTTAAGTATTATGAGTACCATAGATCTTCTGTTGACG ACTGTACGTACAAGACTAACAGATATTGGATGCCGTTGTTAGAAGTTGTTGGGATTACATCAACTAGTTTAACATTTTCAATTGCATTTGCCTACATAGGTGGTGAGCGTATTGACAATTACTTGTGGGTACTTCAGCGGCTTCGATCAATTATGGAGGATAATAGTATTGAGCTACCATCAGTGATAGTGACGGATTGGGAGTTGTCTCTTATGAGTGCCATCGAGaatgtttttcctgatgctCAACATTTGTTAT ACAATGAGGATGATTATTTACGTAGAGTGAATGATCTCATGACCACATTTAATAGAAATCCCTCTCCTGTTGAATATGTCTTAGATACTTGGTTAAATCCTTATAAGGAGAG GGAGCTTCGAATCTTCATGGTTGAAGATTCATTCTCTCCTTCAGCCGGAGTTAGGCTTCCTAAGTCCGACCATTTCCCTTCTTTAGGAGTGAATGGAGTCAAGGATGCCAACTCAAGGGATATATGCCTCGTTCGAGAAAA TGAGCAGTTAAAGTTTGTAGATAGTTCATGTGCATCATCAGATTTGTGTTGTTGTGTGAGTAGACGCACATACGGTATTCCATGCTCCTATGAGCTCGCTCGATACGTTCGAGATGATGTTCCAATCCCATTATCTGCATTGGACACCCACTGGAGCCGGCTTCAAATTATACCACGTGATCCTCTGCAAATTCCTGACTTCATTCCTGAGTTAAACAG ATATGTTTCGCAAGTAATGAAGGAAGATCCTTCGAAGTGGTCATATTACCAAAGAAAAATCAGAGAGACATTTGATCCGAACACAACACAATTGACAGAGCCTAGAGATAAATTTAAGACACGTGGAAGACTTTCAAAAGCTGAACTATCTACACGTCGAGCTCCATCTGCATTTGAACTCGTTGATAGTACATGCATTGACAAATCTTCGCAATCATCGAAGCTGACTTCAACTGATAAGAagatttttgtcaaaaaaaatcaggctaatcaaggaagaaataaatTATCA TGCGATAAATATATCAATGACATTGTCAATGTTGCCGATGATGGTAATTGTGGATACCGAGCTGTTGCTG AGCTCAACACGTGGGAGGGATTTTACACAAAGATCTTCGGTGATAGAACTAAAGATCATTTGATAGCGCTCAATTATTATGAGTCTCCAGCAGATATGAAGtattggatgacaatgccagatatGAGACACTTGATAGCTACTCGATATAACATTGTGGTTGTATTGCTGTCAAGACATCAATGTTTGACGTTCTTACCACTCAGAAGCCGACCGAAACCTTATCATGTTAAGAACATTATTGCATTGGGCTTTGTCAACGGGAATCATTTTGTGCAG GTGAGCCTTATTGACGATTGTCCGATACCACTAGTGGCTTtatattggcatcgttaccatacTATCCAAGCTGAAGGATGGGATGAACCTTATCAAAATCGGATTACTCAGTTTACAGAATTAACTGGTTCAGATGTTGCTACTAGAGAGACATTTGATATAGATAGTGACTAG
- the LOC120009705 gene encoding receptor-like protein kinase 2, producing the protein MSMPSSRQQQSFSSSSSYCSSFFILSLLLTILFTIKTSATQNHEASLLFSWLHSSPSPPSSLSWNNIDANPCNWTSITCSPQGFVTEINIQSVPLQHTLPPNICSFRFLRKLVISYANLTGTIPVDIGDCSELTLLDISSNSLVGIIPSSIGQLQNLEELILNSNQLTGKIPVELVKCIGLKSLQLFDNKLGGYIPPELGKLSNLEVMRVGGNKDIIGRIPDELGDCSNLTVLGIADTRISGSLPASLGKLSKLQTLSVYTTMLSGEIPPEIGNCSELVSLFLYENSLTGSIPPDIGKLGKLEQLFLWQNSLVGVIPEKIGNCSSLKMIDLSLNSLSGTIPLSLGGLLELEEFMISDNNVSGSIPSSLSNARNLVQLQVDKNQISGLIPPELGMLSKLNVFFAWQNQLEGSIPSSLGSCGNLQAIDLSHNSLTGSIPPGLFKLQNLTKLLLISNDISGTIPPEIGNCSSLVRLRLGNNRISGGIPREIGGLKSLNFLDFSSNRLSGSVPDEIGSCTELQMIDFSNNTLQGPLPNSLSSLSGLQVLECSLNRFSGQVPASLGRLVSLNKLILGSNSFSGLIPSSLGLCSSLQLLDLSSNELTGSIPVELGRIEDLEIALNLSCNELTGPIPPQISALNKLSILDLSHNKLEGDLSTLSRLENLVCLNISYNKFTGYLPDNKLFRQLAPADLAGNQDLCSSSQDSCFMGGVGGINEKDEKQSRRLKLALALLITLTVAMVIMGTIAVIRARRVIRDDNDSELGDSWPWQFTPFQKLNFSVDQVLRCLVDANVIGKGCSGVVYRADIDNGEVIAVKKLWPSTVAAANACNDEKCSVRDSFSTEVKMLGSVRHKNIVRFLGCCWNRNTRLLMYDYMPNGSLGSLLHERTGNSLEWDLRYHILLGAAQGLAYLHHDCVPPIVHRDIKANNILIGLEFEPYIADFGLAKLVDDGDFAQSSNTVAGSYGYIAPEYGYMMKITEKSDVYSYGIVALEVLTGKQPIDPTIPDGLHVVDWVRQKRGGIEVLDPGLLSRPESEIEEMMQALGIALLCVNSPPDERPTMKDVAAMLKEIKHETEEYAKVDVLLKESPATYIQENNKKSSSSAIPAATSSSKPAMQSLYPKSNNSSFSASSLLYSASSSSKMSFK; encoded by the exons ATGTCGATGCCCAGCTCGAGGCAACAAcaatccttctcttcttcttcttcttattgttCTTCATTCTTTATACTCTCTCTTCTCTTAACCATTCTCTTCACTATCAAAACCTCTGCTACACAAAACCATGAagcttctcttctcttctcttggCTACACTCCTCTCCTTCTCCaccttcttcactttcttggaACAATATTGATGCCAACCCATGTAACTGGACCTCCATCACATGCTCTCCACAAGGTTTTGTCACTGAAATCAATATCCAGTCAGTCCCTCTTCAGCACACATTGCCACCCAATATCTGTTCATTTCGATTCCTTCGTAAACTAGTGATCTCCTATGCTAATCTTACTGGAACAATCCCAGTTGATATTGGTGACTGCAGTGAACTCACTCTGTTAGACATTAGCTCAAACAGTTTGGTGGGTATTATTCCTTCAAGTATTGGTCAGCTTCAAAATCTTGAAGAGTTGATTTTGAACTCTAACCAGCTTACTGGGAAAATCCCAGTTGAGCTAGTCAAATGCATTGGACTCAAGAGTCTGCAGCTTTTTGATAATAAGCTAGGTGGGTATATCCCTCCCGAGCTAGGCAAATTGTCAAATCTTGAAGTCATGAGAGTTGGTGGCAACAAAGACATTATTGGAAGAATTCCTGATGAGCTTGGAGATTGCAGCAATCTGACTGTGTTGGGGATTGCTGATACGCGAATTTCGGGTTCTTTACCGGCCTCATTGGGGAAGCTAAGCAAGCTTCAAACTTTGTCTGTGTACACTACAATGCTCTCTGGTGAAATCCCACCTGAAATAGGTAACTGTTCTGAGCTTGTGAGCTTGTTTTTGTATGAGAATAGTCTAACTGGTTCAATCCCACCTGACATTGGTAAGCTTGGGAAGCTAGAACAGTTGTTTTTGTGGCAGAACAGTCTTGTTGGGGTTATCCCAGAAAAGATTGGTAATTGTAGTAGCTTGAAAATGATTGACCTCTCTTTGAATTCTCTATCTGGGACCATACCTTTGTCTTTAGGAGGCCTTTTGGAGCTTGAAGAGTTTATGATTAGTGATAACAATGTGTCTGGTTCAATACCCTCCAGCCTTTCCAATGCTAGGAATCTTGTACAGTTACAAGTTGATAAAAATCAGATCTCAGGTTTGATTCCACCAGAGCTTGGAATGTTGTCAAAGCTCAATGTCTTCTTTGCTTGGCAGAACCAGCTAGAAGGAAGCATTCCTTCTAGTTTGGGTAGTTGTGGTAATCTCCAAGCAATAGATTTGTCTCACAATTCACTCACTGGTAGCATTCCCCCAGGCTTGTTTAAGCTTCAAAACCTCACAAAACTGCTGCTGATTTCTAATGATATTTCTGGTACCATACCACCAGAAATTGGCAATTGCAGCTCACTTGTTCGGTTACGGCTGGGAAATAACCGGATTTCTGGTGGGATTCCAAGAGAAATAGGGGGTCTCAAGAGCTtgaattttcttgatttttccAGCAACCGCCTTTCGGGATCAGTTCCAGATGAGATTGGGAGTTGCACAGAGTTGCAAATGATAGACTTTAGCAACAACACTTTGCAGGGTCCCCTGCCTAACTCATTGTCTTCTTTGTCTGGGCTCCAAGTCCTGGAATGTTCTCTTAATCGATTTTCAGGTCAAGTACCGGCAAGCTTAGGCCGCCTTGTTTCACTAAACAAGCTCATTTTGGGCAGCAATTCATTTTCCGGGTTAATACCTTCATCTCTTGGACTGTGTTCAAGTCTCCAATTGCTTGATCTTAGCAGCAATGAGCTCACCGGCAGCATCCCCGTGGAGCTCGGTCGAATAGAAGACCTTGAAATTGCACTTAACCTGAGTTGCAATGAACTCACGGGGCCAATTCCGCCTCAGATATCAGCACTGAACAAGCTTTCCATATTAGACCTTTCTCATAACAAACTGGAGGGGGATTTGAGTACACTTTCAAGActtgaaaatcttgtctgtctCAACATCTCCTACAATAAATTCACTGGTTATCTGCCTGACAACAAGCTTTTTCGCCAATTAGCCCCTGCAGACCTAGCAGGGAACCAAGATCTCTGCTCCTCAAGCCAGGATTCATGTTTCATGGGCGGTGTTGGCGGCATAAATGAGAAGGATGAAAAGCAGTCGCGCAGACTTAAATTAGCACTTGCATTGCTGATTACTCTTACAGTAGCAATGGTGATTATGGGAACAATTGCGGTTATTCGTGCTCGAAGGGTTATTAGAGACGACAATGATTCTGAGTTAGGAGACTCATGGCCATGGCAGTTCACACCATTCCAGAAGCTAAATTTCTCGGTCGACCAGGTGCTTAGATGCCTAGTGGATGCGAATGTGATTGGAAAGGGATGTTCAGGGGTTGTTTATCGCGCTGACATAGATAATGGTGAAGTCATTGCAGTGAAGAAGCTGTGGCCATCAACAGTAGCTGCTGCAAATGCATGCAATGATGAAAAATGCAGTGTTCGCGATTCCTTCTCAACTGAGGTGAAAATGCTAGGCTCGGTCCGCCATAAGAACATTGTTAGATTCTTGGGTTGTTGTTGGAATCGAAACACGAGGTTGTTAATGTATGATTATATGCCTAATGGAAGCTTGGGTAGTCTCCTTCATGAGAGGACAGGAAATTCTTTGGAATGGGACCTTAGGTACCATATCTTGTTAGGAGCAGCACAGGGCCTAGCTTATCTACACCATGATTGTGTCCCTCCTATTGTTCATAGAGATATTAAGGCTAATAACATCCTCATCGGCCTTGAGTTTGAGCCTTACATTGCTGATTTTGGCCTTGCCAAGCTTGTTGATGACGGCGATTTTGCTCAATCCTCCAATACAGTTGCTGGCTCCTATGGATATATTGCTCCCG AGTATGGATACATGATGAAGATCACAGAGAAGAGCGATGTTTATAGTTATGGTATCGTGGCACTGGAAGTATTGACAGGGAAGCAACCAATCGATCCAACAATTCCAGACGGGCTCCATGTAGTTGATTGGGTTAGACAAAAGAGGGGAGGTATTGAAGTCCTTGATCCAGGCTTATTGTCTAGACCAGAATCAGAAATCGAGGAGATGATGCAGGCATTAGGCATAGCCTTACTATGTGTAAACTCACCACCTGATGAAAGACCAACAATGAAAGACGTCGCGGCAATGCTTAAAGAGATTAAGCATGAGACAGAAGAGTATGCAAAGGTTGATGTGCTGCTTAAGGAATCTCCAGCAACTTAtattcaagaaaataataagAAGTCAAGTTCTAGTGCAATTCCAGCAGCAacatcatcatccaagcctgCAATGCAAAGCTTGTATCCTAAAAGCAATAATTCAAGCTTCTCCGCTTCCTCTCTACTTTACTCAGCTTCCTCTAGCTCTAAAATGAGCTTCAAGTAA